The Lycium barbarum isolate Lr01 chromosome 11, ASM1917538v2, whole genome shotgun sequence genome contains the following window.
CGTTAAACACTTAGAAAGCTTCTGCTTTGCTTTTTCACTTTTTCTTCACTGTATTTTGCCTATTCAAAAATTTCTTTGTAGCTTAATAATAACACAAATTTTAGATTCATTTAGTATTGACCCTGTGATCAAACATAGATTTGACAAGCCCAGCTTCACGagagttagttttttttttttttttttttaaatcttagtGATATTTTCAAGTATCTTTTCTGAGGTCCATTTAGTATATTTTCTGAGGTCCATTTGGTTGTTACTGCAGAACCTTTGTTATGTCGCACTCAATTATGAAGCTGAGTTAtccaaagataccaatgcatcttTTCAGATTGCGTCTGAAGGTTCGTTTACACTTTCAGAAGAGCGCTTTAAAACAGGAGAGATTCTGTTCCAGCCTCGAATTGCAGGAATGTACGTCCATGTTGCCTTATTCTGGGAACTTTAGTAAGAATGAACAACTCCCATTTTCAATTATTTCCCCTAGGGTATAAAGGCCTTTAAAAGATTGGAGTTGATCCtgcatatgacaatgtggatttGGACTATGTAGTCAAGTGAACCCTGTTGCATCAGGTCTTTctttaaacttattttcttaaatGGGAATGGAGACAGAGATTTTTACTCGAGGCGGGTGAGGGCATTGCGTTGAATCTGGAAGAGTACTTATGCTAAATAATTATAGAAGTCGTATTATCATTTTGAGGCTACTGAGGTTAACCGATGACTCCAATTTCTTGGCTCATATTGTTTAGACAAAGGGATGCTTTTGTGGATGTAAACGGTGAAACAcaattgcccccccccccccccccccacacacacacacacacaaacaaccCAATTGTACCAAAAAGGAACAAGGATTTGTGTATGGAAAATTAGCAGATCTTGTGGTCTTGTTTCAGGCGTGCTATGGGTTTGCAGCATGCTGTGGCGCTGTGCATGGAGCACTGCCAGGACGCTGAATTAATGGCTGATGATAGCTGGTACAAAACAGTAGTTTTGGCTGGGGGAAGTGCATGTTTGCCTGGATTAGCAGGTGCCCTAGACAATGTATCTTATGGAATCATGTGTTTGTCCGCGTTTCTCTAATTTAGCATAGTAAAGAAGGGAAGTGTTAACAGACGAAGTAGAGAAGAAATCCAATCTTCAAGGAAACAACTGATTTTTTCGCTATGAACTTTATTGCAGAAAGATTAGAGAAGGATGTGTGTGGACTTCTGCCCCCATCCATGAGCAATGGAATCAGAGTACTTCCTCCCCCATATGGCGTAGATTCAGCATGGTTTGGGGCTAAGCTGATTGGCAATGTAAGCTACCATAAAATATTTCTGAACATAATTTGACGTTGTAGTTTCACTCATGCTTATTCACAAACTTGATTTTGACATGATGTCTTAAATTGAAAAAAATTGTTATTTTTTCTTAATTCAAGTAGAAACCGTATCCAATTTGCATTTTAGCATGTCAGAGAAAGAATTGCATTTCAAATTCCCTACTTTTGATTTGGCTATGATCTCATCCTTTGAGGGAGCTGGTATAGAAAAAAATGTGTGATCCTGCACTTGATCATGAATATTTTGTTCTTGCTGTCATCAAATAACTTTTATCATATACTTGATTATGATAAAAATTCTTTGCTCTGTTTACTACAGTTGAGCACCTTCCCCACTTCCTGGTGTGTGATGAAAAAGCAATTTCGGCAGAGGTCAAGACGCAAGTTTATGTGGTGAATAATATGTCAACGGTACTACAGGTGGTTTTGCGAAAGATCAAGAATTTTGATGTGCCTCAGTGTTGAAGATCAACTATTGTTTCGTTGATTGGATCATTGTTAAAGATTCAAAAAATCAAGCTATTTCATCATGTGTAAAGACTGATGTTATGTTGTTCAGTCGTGCGGAATTGCTAAGCAtataacaacatacctagtgtaatcccacaattgGGGAAAAAGAACTGCTAAGCATATGATGTACAAAATCTTAGATTGTTGAGGTAGCTTCAAATGGAGTGATTGTCTGTAAGTTagacatatataatataataaaggAGCACCTTTTGCAGGTTATGTGTTGATACAATTGCTCGTATTTGGTTAGACACTTAGTGCTGGCTGGATTTTCAATTGCTTCATTCTGGATCTGAAGTTTAATGATGTCGCGAAAACATCAACGAGGAATCTTGTTGATCATAAATAGCTTCGTCTATATGAATTTGTGATTGTTCTTACATCAAGGTTGTGATTCTTTTGAGGTGTTGTCCCGTCTACTGCAGGGTGCAGATCCATGCAACTGCGATTATATTCTTAAGCCTCgtatttgaccaaaaaaaaatatGCAGTACCACCACGCACAGTATCCTTATCAATGAGCTGTCTGTACTTTTCCACCCCAAATAACAGGTAGTCGTAGATGATATTTCAACCACATGAATACACGTCCAAGCTGCAATGTGAAATCTACTTCACTTTTATACCATCAGACCTGTTATTCCTTTTCCAATTTCCATCACCGTGTATAATTTAAGCACACAAGAAGATCCACAGCCCACATAACAGAGTATAATCGAACACAGACACTACTCCTAGTTTCTTCTGAGTATCATCAGATAGACAATTCAAAGCACACCTTGAGATGCACAAACTGGAAAAACATCTATATCAAATCCATGTGGAGCTATGCAGAACTTTCAAGTGCGCGAATACAAGGGAGATCGAAGCATATCCTACTGTCTGTTGACCTTTATACAGAGCTTCTAATGGATTTTTAGCAGAACATCACATGATCTTAACTAGAAACTATATGGAAAAGTCAGAAGTTGCTCAAATTGAACATTCACAATCCTAAAAAGTTTGCTTTGATCCTTATAATTGCAATTACCTAAACATAACAGGAAAACGCAACCACCCCAAGTTTCTAAATATTTTCTTCCCTATTTGGAAGACATTCAAGCATGTTAAAACAAAACCTGATTAAAAGAACACAATCGCAACAAATCAGCAATGAAAAAATCAGCATAACCAAGTAAGCAATGGACCAAAAATATCCTCAAAATCAAAGGGAAAATAACACATCCAGATCCCAGAAAACATAAACAGAAGAAAATAAGCTGAAATATGAGAATACCCAACATCTATTTtataaatttagttttttttaacAACAGTTATACTTGAAAAAACAAAACCAACTTAACAGATCTTTGGTCAAACTAATAAGATGACACAAAATGTAACTAGGTGTACTATAAATCTAAAACACCCACAATATTTTAGCTCCTAAAACTACCAAATAATGATATTATCAACTAAATCTTGGCACAATAAAAGTGGAAATAGAGTTTTAAAAAAGAAGCTTACGTTTCTTTTCCTGAAGTAAATTCCTCCCAGTTGAAGCTTCATTAACAAAAATCCCATCTGTATCATTATAAAAATGTCAAATAACAACATTCATagcagaaaaaaaaatggaaaaaaaaattcatagaATAAATACCTGATAAAGAAGCTGAAGCTGAAACACCAGCTAAAATGGAGAAAGAAAAGAGTAGAAAAATACAAGAAAAACAATGTTTCAACTCCATTGTTGTAAATATGAGCTTTTTTTTCTGATCTAAAAACAATCAATATGCTAAAAAGATAGGTTCTTGAAAGAAAGTTTTAACAAAAACTAAAGAAAAATTTGATCTTTGAGAGAAATACAGAAATAGAAAGAAATGTATATGGTCCCTATCCTTTTAACAACTGTTATCTATGTCGTTCTTGCCAGCtaattttgatatgtacatagtGGATATATTTATcgtcatatttttttaaaatagaaatataatttgGGTTTGATAGCGACATATAATTGAAAATATGTAAGCATACATTTGCAGCTAACGCCGTTCCACGCGGATTTGTGTATGGAAAATTAGAGCCGTATTGCATTTCACATCGCAACGCTCAAACTCTCATTAATGTTCAGTTAGACCTTTTATCCTTCTGCAAACTGTATCCAAGAACAACTTCTAAGGATATTTGTAATATATCAAGAAATTGAAAAGGGAATAAAAGAAAAGGAGTTACTAATGCCCGTACTGAAAATACCGTCATATAAAAGAATCTTTAACAGATCCTCGGATTACCAAGGAGTCATTTACAATACACAAGTATCAGCAATAACTGCTGCTGTTACATATCAAGAATTACAAGAGGAGTCTTAAATGAATTTCTTGTTGATCGTTAATCAGTGGAACCGTGGCACGTGGTAGAAGAAAACCCAAAGTTCAAACAATATTTGACAAAGAAAAGAATACAGAAACTACACCAAAACCTTTAGTGATCTTCAGAGAAGCAACAATAACAAGCCCATAAAAGCTGTTGCAATCATCAGCATTGGCGATAGTCTACAGCTCATGTGACTATTATTAGCATCAGCAGATGCTGATGGTGCTAATCCAGGACATCCTAGCCCAAGTTTATCACCTTTGCACTCACTGGCGAAAAGACCAGGTGGGTACTTCCCGTGGAGATTAATGTAGCTGAACATGGTAGAGGCGCAATCATTTGACAAATCATTTAAATAGTCTGAAAAAGGACAGGCAAATTCCACAAAGGCTGCACAACATTGTTTGGCTGGGAATTGAGGTCCTCTGCATTGGCTAGTGACGATAGTGTAGTTCTGAAACTCGAAGCTAATAGGGCAAGCTGCATAAAATATTGAAGCAAAACATTCTTCAGCAAGTCTTTCAAGCTCTTGAGGTAAAAAGTTTCAAGCATACAGAGATTTTCCTAGTCATTATAAAGTGATCACCGGTGAGTGACAAACATGCAAAAACTCTGTGCGTCTCACAATACCTAATAAACAAGATATCGAGCAACTCAGGGTGTCAAAAATTCCCCTGGTTAATGAAATTATAGAACTTCTCTCTTTCAGGT
Protein-coding sequences here:
- the LOC132617407 gene encoding uncharacterized protein LOC132617407, which encodes MELKHCFSCIFLLFSFSILAGVSASASLSDGIFVNEASTGRNLLQEKKPWTCIHVVEISSTTTCYLGWKSTDSSLIRILCVVVLHIFFWSNTRLKNIIAVAWICTLQ
- the LOC132617406 gene encoding GPI-anchored protein LLG1; the protein is MELKHCFSCIFLLFSFSILAGVSASASLSDGIFVNEASTGRNLLQAKKSCPISFEFQNYTIVTSQCRGPQFPAKQCCAAFVEFACPFSDYLNDLSNDCASTMFSYINLHGKYPPGLFASECKGDKLGLGCPGLAPSASADANNSHMSCRLSPMLMIATAFMGLLLLLL